One window of Alteromonas sp. LMIT006 genomic DNA carries:
- a CDS encoding cob(I)yrinic acid a,c-diamide adenosyltransferase yields the protein MKIYTKTGDQGQTQVYLQDMERRNKDDVLLDVYGTLDELNAHIGLAHSLYRDVALDLPSIQQALFTLGFVLSADAELTEQQVSTLESQIDEMTAQLPVQTTFILPGGHTAAAQLHVARTVARRAERHLVHLAHDNDVPPAVLQYINRLSDYLFVAARWVNFQTQTKEVTV from the coding sequence ATGAAGATCTATACTAAAACAGGGGATCAAGGACAAACCCAAGTGTATTTACAAGATATGGAGCGTCGCAACAAAGACGATGTGCTGTTGGACGTGTATGGTACGCTTGATGAGCTTAATGCACATATTGGTCTGGCACACAGTCTCTATCGTGATGTTGCGTTGGACTTGCCCAGTATTCAACAGGCGCTCTTCACCTTGGGATTTGTATTATCTGCCGATGCAGAACTCACCGAGCAACAAGTTAGCACGCTTGAATCGCAAATAGACGAAATGACCGCACAATTGCCCGTACAAACTACGTTTATTTTACCCGGGGGGCATACTGCAGCCGCGCAACTGCATGTTGCAAGAACCGTGGCTCGACGGGCAGAACGACATTTGGTGCATCTAGCACATGATAACGACGTGCCTCCTGCTGTGTTACAATACATCAATCGCTTGTCCGATTACTTGTTTGTGGCGGCGCGCTGGGTTAACTTTCAGACTCAGACAAAGGAAGTAACAGTTTAG
- a CDS encoding integration host factor subunit alpha encodes MALTKAEMAEHLVEKLGLNKKEAKDLVEAFFEEIKQALEDGTQVKLSGFGNFDLRTKSERPGRNPKTGEDIPIKARRVVTFKPGQKLKSRVENAPPPK; translated from the coding sequence ATGGCATTAACCAAAGCAGAAATGGCTGAACATTTAGTCGAAAAACTTGGCTTAAACAAGAAAGAGGCAAAGGATTTGGTAGAGGCTTTTTTTGAAGAGATCAAGCAAGCTCTTGAAGATGGGACTCAAGTTAAGTTATCTGGTTTTGGCAATTTTGATTTGCGCACTAAGAGTGAGCGACCAGGTCGAAACCCCAAAACAGGCGAAGATATTCCGATCAAAGCTCGTCGTGTGGTGACCTTTAAACCAGGGCAAAAACTCAAATCCCGTGTGGAAAATGCACCGCCTCCAAAATAA
- a CDS encoding penicillin acylase family protein encodes MRLVKIICLVVIGILLIAIGMVWVVVEKSLPVIDGEKEHSYIQHSVIIHRDEYGVPNIQAQSKVDAMYALGYVHAQDRWFQMDLLRRNAAGELSELFGKGALSRDKKARFHQFRQRAEVIFASLPESQQLTLQRYAQGVNQALAEMSTKPFEYWLVGAEIKPWVPEDSLLVIYSMYLDLQGGQVKRDLALTIVEEEFGSAMVDFVLQPSFAQASLDQIDIPLSQAPIPKLPTSASSARTDRQTQKQANIQHDFADRDMDIGSNNWAVSGQHTPDGLSLLSNDMHLGLNVPAIWYKAKLDYIQTEVAGVSLPGAPGIVVGATPNVAWGFTNANLDNVDWIRLPENVQLTEVVETIFTPEGNEAYTIEMSEFGPVKSIGEQRYALSWVAHKPYANNFALLDFAEAKKLDELHAIAANVRIPVQNMMAADRTGNISYRPTGAITQRTPKQATAISPLSYDDAWQLPEMTPPIYRSPQYPKLWTANARVLSSDEITRFGDGGYALGIRGEQIAQRLLNKDSFTETDFMALQLDNRALFIRYWRDLLLDTLRKTPAQYATDIDILERWQACACSSDVGYTLARKFRSEVVNTVFAPLYFALKKRDVEFWPINRHLEPALRQILQQQPISWLPDDASDYAAMLRSSYDRAIVKLLNKHGSDIQQYTWGTVNALNIRHPISQQVPILSGWLDMPVIAGFGDSYMPAVQNGNHGASQRFIIAPGRWEDAIMTVPGGQSGHPLSPFYRKGFDDYAAHSKRPLLPGAPAHTLRLKPIN; translated from the coding sequence TTGCGCCTGGTTAAAATCATCTGTTTAGTTGTTATCGGTATACTCCTCATTGCCATCGGTATGGTTTGGGTAGTGGTTGAAAAGTCCTTACCCGTAATCGATGGCGAGAAAGAACATTCATATATCCAACATTCTGTCATTATTCATCGCGACGAATATGGCGTACCAAATATTCAAGCCCAATCAAAAGTGGATGCGATGTATGCCTTAGGCTATGTACATGCTCAAGACCGCTGGTTTCAAATGGATTTACTGCGACGCAATGCCGCGGGTGAGTTGTCTGAGCTGTTTGGCAAAGGGGCGTTGTCCCGAGACAAAAAAGCGCGTTTTCATCAATTTAGGCAGCGTGCCGAGGTCATTTTCGCCTCGCTACCTGAATCACAACAACTGACCTTGCAACGCTATGCTCAAGGCGTCAATCAAGCGCTTGCAGAGATGTCCACGAAACCATTTGAATATTGGTTAGTCGGCGCTGAGATAAAGCCGTGGGTACCTGAAGATTCGTTGCTAGTTATCTATTCGATGTATCTAGATTTACAAGGTGGACAAGTCAAACGCGATTTGGCTCTGACTATAGTGGAAGAAGAATTTGGTTCAGCGATGGTCGATTTTGTGTTGCAACCCTCTTTTGCCCAAGCGTCCTTGGATCAAATCGACATCCCTCTTAGCCAAGCGCCGATCCCTAAACTGCCAACGAGCGCTTCATCAGCCCGTACCGATCGGCAAACTCAAAAACAAGCGAATATTCAGCATGATTTTGCTGACCGCGATATGGATATTGGCAGTAATAACTGGGCAGTATCAGGCCAGCATACACCAGATGGTTTGTCATTATTATCCAATGACATGCACCTGGGTTTGAACGTCCCGGCGATTTGGTACAAAGCCAAATTAGACTATATCCAAACCGAGGTGGCAGGAGTTTCGTTACCCGGCGCACCAGGTATTGTGGTAGGTGCCACGCCTAATGTGGCATGGGGATTTACTAACGCCAATTTGGATAACGTTGACTGGATACGATTACCCGAAAATGTCCAGCTTACCGAGGTGGTTGAAACGATATTCACACCAGAAGGTAACGAAGCATACACAATTGAAATGTCCGAATTTGGGCCAGTCAAGAGCATAGGCGAACAGCGTTATGCATTAAGCTGGGTGGCACACAAACCCTATGCTAATAATTTTGCATTACTGGATTTTGCTGAAGCAAAAAAACTTGATGAATTGCATGCTATTGCGGCGAATGTGCGTATCCCAGTCCAAAATATGATGGCCGCAGACCGTACTGGCAACATCAGCTATCGTCCAACCGGTGCCATCACGCAGAGGACACCCAAACAAGCAACAGCCATATCACCGCTGAGCTATGACGATGCTTGGCAGTTACCTGAAATGACTCCTCCTATTTATCGCTCTCCACAATATCCTAAGCTCTGGACGGCAAATGCTCGAGTATTATCGAGCGATGAAATTACTCGCTTCGGCGATGGTGGTTATGCCTTGGGGATCAGAGGTGAACAAATTGCCCAACGCTTGCTCAATAAAGATAGTTTTACTGAAACTGACTTTATGGCATTGCAGCTAGACAATAGAGCCTTGTTTATTCGTTACTGGCGTGACTTATTACTTGATACTTTGCGCAAAACACCCGCGCAATACGCAACAGATATTGACATATTAGAGCGCTGGCAGGCCTGTGCGTGTTCTTCTGACGTAGGTTATACATTGGCTCGGAAATTTCGCTCTGAAGTGGTTAATACCGTATTTGCGCCATTGTATTTTGCGTTAAAAAAACGCGACGTAGAGTTTTGGCCCATCAATCGTCATTTAGAGCCGGCACTAAGACAGATCCTGCAGCAACAACCTATATCCTGGTTACCTGACGATGCATCCGATTATGCGGCAATGCTCAGGAGCAGTTATGATAGAGCCATTGTCAAATTATTAAACAAACACGGCTCAGATATTCAACAATATACATGGGGGACAGTCAATGCTCTGAATATTCGCCATCCCATCAGTCAGCAAGTACCGATTTTATCCGGTTGGCTCGATATGCCAGTGATTGCGGGCTTTGGTGATAGCTATATGCCAGCAGTACAAAATGGCAACCACGGGGCATCACAGCGTTTTATCATTGCCCCAGGTCGTTGGGAAGATGCCATCATGACGGTTCCTGGTGGACAATCAGGGCATCCATTATCACCTTTTTATCGCAAGGGCTTTGATGATTATGCTGCTCACAGCAAACGTCCGTTATTACCGGGCGCACCTGCTCATACTTTACGACTCAAACCGATTAACTGA
- the nagZ gene encoding beta-N-acetylhexosaminidase, which yields MLDVAGYELSAEDKEILAHPLTGGVILFARNYHEPKQLSALTQAMRKAAGKPLLIATDHEGGRVQRFREGFFGLPAMNKLAFTAQPQEAARCAGQIIAYECFAHGVDLALAPVLDINGISQVIGDRAFGSSVDDIIEQAKAFIAGLKDIGMAATGKHFPGHGSVVADSHIDQAIDSRAYALIEQQDMQIFANIINSIGLDSVMPAHVIYPAVDEQPAGFSRIWLQDILRNKLGFNGVIFSDDLGMHAAQVAGDMAQRVMTALHAGCDMALVCNDRQGVIQALDNVPYDTDSLQQYSSQPQDLIHSVHTQLERHQYQYENAKHNLTKLLLPLSESES from the coding sequence ATGCTTGATGTGGCGGGCTATGAGCTGTCCGCTGAAGATAAAGAAATTCTTGCTCATCCATTAACGGGTGGGGTAATTCTATTTGCACGGAATTATCATGAACCCAAGCAATTGAGTGCATTAACACAGGCAATGCGTAAGGCTGCAGGTAAGCCATTGCTGATTGCGACTGATCATGAAGGGGGCCGTGTGCAACGCTTTCGTGAGGGATTTTTTGGATTACCTGCGATGAACAAGCTCGCCTTTACCGCACAACCACAAGAGGCTGCTCGCTGCGCGGGTCAGATTATTGCCTATGAATGTTTTGCTCACGGTGTTGATTTGGCACTTGCGCCGGTATTAGATATTAATGGTATCAGCCAAGTCATTGGCGATAGGGCGTTTGGATCGTCGGTTGACGACATTATCGAGCAAGCCAAAGCTTTTATTGCAGGGTTGAAAGACATCGGCATGGCTGCAACGGGGAAACATTTTCCCGGTCATGGCAGTGTTGTGGCAGATTCACATATTGATCAGGCCATTGACAGTCGTGCTTATGCACTGATTGAACAGCAGGATATGCAGATATTTGCCAACATCATCAACAGTATAGGGCTCGATTCAGTGATGCCCGCACATGTGATTTATCCTGCAGTAGATGAGCAACCTGCTGGCTTTTCTCGCATATGGTTACAAGATATCTTGCGCAACAAATTAGGCTTTAATGGGGTGATTTTTTCCGATGACTTGGGCATGCATGCCGCGCAGGTGGCGGGCGACATGGCGCAAAGAGTAATGACAGCACTGCATGCAGGTTGCGATATGGCGCTGGTATGCAATGACCGACAAGGCGTCATTCAAGCGCTCGACAATGTGCCTTATGATACAGATAGTCTCCAACAGTATTCGAGCCAGCCTCAGGATTTGATCCACAGTGTACACACACAACTTGAACGTCATCAATATCAATATGAGAACGCTAAGCACAACTTAACTAAACTGTTACTTCCTTTGTCTGAGTCTGAAAGTTAA